A genomic stretch from Pochonia chlamydosporia 170 chromosome 4, whole genome shotgun sequence includes:
- a CDS encoding double zinc ribbon domain-containing protein has product MAYEMTPQGQTVVQQQYATARRGMSRWWPVSFFIAAVIFFIIGGGLMGAWAASYDSWDGYYNNGNWYGAIACFVIASLLKLTAWILLIIWCVKGRRTQSSTTVTYVNVPPVNNTYTNVPLQAPQQQYAPQPYGAEPIKSATPAPVYQNVETVPMQYGETARYCGNCGTAATTPFCAHCGGKVF; this is encoded by the coding sequence ATGGCGTACGAAATGACACCCCAGGGCCAAACTGTTGTGCAACAGCAATACGCCACTGCGAGACGAGGAATGTCACGATGGTGGCcagtctccttcttcatcgccgccgtcatcttcttcatcattggcggaGGTCTCATGGGTGCTTGGGCTGCTAGTTACGACTCTTGGGACGGCTATTACAACAACGGGAACTGGTACGGCGCCATTGCCTGCTTCGTTATCGCCAGTTTACTCAAATTGACGGCGTGGattcttctcatcatctggtGTGTCAAGGGGAGACGCACCCAATCGTCGACGACTGTCACCTATGTCAACGTGCCGCCGGTGAACAACACTTACACCAACGTTCCTCTGCAAGCGCCTCAGCAACAATATGCTCCTCAGCCGTACGGTGCTGAACCGATCAAGTCGGCAACCCCTGCGCCTGTGTATCAAAACGTCGAGACTGTTCCGATGCAATATGGGGAGACGGCGCGATACTGTGGTAACTGTGGCACGGCGGCTACGACGCCATTCTGCGCTCACTGTGGCGGCAAGGTTTTCTGA
- a CDS encoding fungal transcriptional regulatory protein (similar to Metarhizium robertsii ARSEF 23 XP_011410896.1), whose amino-acid sequence MASKRPVHVSQRIIAPLSALMIIYATVAFTGVPKILWGEGSPLFTTTRHPETGDHFLNFRRKTAPVLIYHGLHAAPAIIWSTLMPLQHIDSFRNKYPDFHRSSGYIILTGSLILSLSGYWFLLSNNAHSHPDRYHLHDLNGWSPIPWPTFEMALWVLATPYYITLYKTATTARARDFVSHRRWAVLHTMFASIITFERVALTLSYAFGWALALFPKEQVHEFFNVAQDLASMAAAELDMFAFVDVIAFGMMIAWMVYEFGRAGYFGGLTEYLSSSAEKETASKKVE is encoded by the exons ATGGCATCCAAACGCCCCGTTCACGTCTCTCAAAGAATCATCGCGCCTCTCAGCGCATTGATGATCATATATGCCACTGTCGCTTTCACTGGAGTTCCAAAAATACTATGGGGAGAAGGATCACCTTTATTCACGACAACTCGGCATCCTGag ACAGGAGACCACTTCTTAAATTTCCGTCGCAAAACTGCACCAGTACTAATATACCACGGCTTACACGCCGCCCCAGCCATCATCTGGAGCACCCTCATGCCCCTCCAACACATCGACAGCTTCCGCAACAAGTATCCAGACTTCCACCGCTCATCAGGGTACATCATCCTCACGGGGTCTCTTATCCTCAGCCTAAGCGGGTACTGGTTCCTCCTAAGCAATAATGCACATTCTCACCCGGATCGATATCACCTCCACGACCTCAATGGCTGGTCACCAAttccatggccaacattcgAGATGGCTCTCTGGGTGCTGGCAACGCCATACTATATCACATTGTACAAGACGGCTACTACGGCGCGAGCAAGGGACTTTGTCAGTCACAGGAGATGGGCTGTCCTTCATACCATGTTTGCATCCATCATTACATTCGAGCGAGTTGCGTTGACGTTGTCTTACGCATTTGGCTGGGCACTAGCACTGTTTCCGAAGGAGCAGGTTCATGaattcttcaatgttgctcaGGATCTGGCGTCCATGGCGGCTGCTgagttggacatgtttgcgTTTGTGGACGTGATTGCCTTTGGGATGATGATTGCTTGGATGGTGTATGAGTTTGGAAGAGCAGGGTACTTTGGTGGATTGACGGAATACTTGTCGTCTTCGGCTGAGAAGGAGACTGCGAGCAAAAAGGTTGAGTGA
- a CDS encoding glutathione-s-transferase theta, gst (similar to Metarhizium acridum CQMa 102 XP_007808310.1), with protein MANFKPMTLYSHAGGPNPWKVAIILEELNLPYAHKFLDFTSVKAEPFISLNPNGRVPGLEDPNTNISLWESGAIIDYLIDTYDTTHKLQYTSTPEKYQTRVWEHFQMSGQGPYFGQLIWFVRYHPEKVQSAIDRYAKEIKRVTGVIDAHLKKQKSEYLVGDKLTYADLMFIPWAVTAQSLGKEVVDLSGFEAYDAWMERLTSRPSAAKIIKERQEAMAKAH; from the exons atggccaacttCAAACCCATGACCCTCTACTCCCACGCCGGCGGCCCCAACCCCTGGAAAGTAGCCATCATCCTCGAAGAGCTCAACCTCCCATACGCCCACAAATTCCTCGACTTCACCTCCGTCAAAGCCGAGCCCTTCATCTCCCTAAACCCCAACGGCCGCGTCCCCGGCCTCGAAGaccccaacaccaacatctcTCTCTGGGAG TCCGGCGCCATAATCGACTACCTCATCGACACCTACGACACCACCCACAAGCTCCAATACACGAGCACACCTGAAAAATACCAGACCCGCGTATGGGAACACTTCCAAATGTCCGGCCAGGGCCCCTACTTCGGCCAACTCATCTGGTTCGTGAGATATCACCCCGAGAAGGTGCAGAGCGCGATTGATCGCTACGCCAAGGAGATTAAGCGCGTGACGGGGGTGATTGACGCGcacttgaagaagcagaagagtGAGTATCTCGTGGGCGATAAGTTGACGTATGCGGATTTGATGTTTATTCCGTGGGCGGTGACGGCGCAGAGCTTGGGGAAGGAGGTTGTTGATTTGTCTGGGTTTGAGGCGTATGATGCGTGGATGGAGAGGTTGACGAGTCGGCCGTCTGCGGCGAAGATTATCAAGGAGAGGCAGGAGGCTATGGCGAAGGCTCATTAG
- a CDS encoding phosphatidic acid phosphatase beta (similar to Metarhizium acridum CQMa 102 XP_007808309.1): protein MPSLPQADRASSAPPHRPTFLHDVRSFFAEWIRLNGIDILVLLAVGALSFGIYHTPNIVVRTFPITFNSSGDIIYPEWAYPYRGWILPSWLSGFLSIAIPMIVYLLAQTRIKSAWDASNAIMGTLWATALSCLFQVTIKQLIGGFRPYFLDVCAPDISLAKTHNKTGLNAVGFQKVMYTTEICTQTNASLLKDAVTSFPSGHSTAAFAGFIFLFLWLNAKLKVWADHKPAFWKLALTMTPLLAAVMIACSLTIDAAHNWYDIVGGSIIGTVMAVASYRSTYAAVLDWRFNHLPLREKEPFGYGSEEGPHIVTQTFTRSVGWGGERDWFEGEEGAGSFGGQPGVSRGDTAETAVEARPKRRVVQREA from the exons ATGCCCTCGCTGCCACAAGCTGATAGGGCCAGCTCAGCGCCACCACATCGGCCTACATTTCTTCATGATGTGAGATCCTTCTTCGCAGAGTGGATCCGATTAAATGGAATTGATATtcttgtgttgttggctgttggtgcCTTGAGTTTCGGA ATATACCACACCCCTAATATCGTCGTCAGAACTTTCCCCATCACCTTCAACAGCTCCGGAGACATCATCTACCCAGAATGGGCGTATCCCTACCGCGGCTGGATACTGCCCTCCTGGCTCTCGGGCTTCTTGTCCATCGCCATCCCCATGATAGTATACCTCCTTGCCCAAACCAGAATCAAATCCGCCTGGgatgccagcaacgccaTCATGGGCACACTGTGGGCAACCGCCCTCAGCTGCCTCTTCCAAGTAAccatcaagcagctcatAGGCGGATTCCGGCCCTACTTTCTTGACGTCTGCGCCCCTGACATCTCACTCGCAAAGACGCACAACAAGACGGGTCTAAACGCCGTGGGCTTCCAGAAAGTCATGTATACCACGGAAATATGTACCCAGACCAACGCATCGCTGCTCAAAGACGCAGTCACGAGCTTTCCCAGCGGCCATTCCACCGCCGCGTTTGCCGGCTTCATCTTCCTTTTCTTATGGCTGAAtgccaagctcaaggtcTGGGCGGATCACAAGCCGGCGTTTTGGAAGCTCGCGCTTACGATGACGCCGTTGCTTGCGGCTGTCATGATTGCTTGCTCGCTTACAATTGACGCGGCGCACAATTGGTACGATATCGTGGGTGGTTCGATCATTGGGACGGTTATGGCTGTTGCTTCATATCGATCTACGTATGCTGCTGTGTTGGATTGGAGGTTTAATCATTTGCCGCTGCGGGAGAAGGAGCCGTTTGGGTATGGCTCTGAGGAAGGGCCTCATATCGTTACGCAGACTTTTACTCGCAGTGTTGGATGGGGAGGGGAGAGGGATTGGTTTGAGGGTGAAGAGGGTGCGGGTAGTTTTGGGGGGCAGCCGGGTGTGAGCAGGGGAGATACTGCGGAAACTGCTGTTGAGGCAAGGCCTAAGAGGAGAGTTGTTCAACGGGAAGCGTAG
- a CDS encoding 1,3-beta-glucanosyltransferase (similar to Coccidioides immitis RS XP_001247980.1): MGLAKLSLALLAFAGSAIAEMQTIEVKGSKFFYKNGTQFYMKGIAYQQEVGAGGSSSKRADTKKKNYVDPLSDEKICKRDVPLLKELGTNVIRTYAIDPTADHAACMKLLQDAGIYVVSDLSEPDNSINRDTPQWNTDLFARYTAVIDELAQYPNVIGFFAGNEVSNAKNNTGASAFVKAAVRDSKAYIKNNKKITRWLGVGYAANDDKDIRAEIADYFNCNTVDESIDFWGYNIYSWCGKSSMQKSGYDQQVKFFENYSVPVFFAEYGCNNEGAANRIFDETAALYSDAMTGVFSGGIVYMYYQEANDYGLVKVTGDKATKLKDFDALKNQIKKSDPKTVEMSSYKPGGKMNECPKLTDNWQANKALPPSPDKNLCSCMAKSRACVPKSDLPVKKFGDIFGFICKASPESCVGINGNATTGVYGAYSMCNDQEKLAYVLDAYYTSQKKAKDACDFNGSAQLQTANSDSSCSNALASASDINKKAATATAPVGGGGAQATSTGDSFAVHGAPVARVFAIGDFAVGLYMLVALCVGAGMVAL; the protein is encoded by the exons ATGGGACTGGCTAAGCTTTCCTTGGCCCTCCTGGCCTTCGCCGGGAGCGCCATCGCTGAGATGCAGACTATTGAAGTCAAG GGCTCCAAGTTCTTTTACAAGAACGGAACTCAGTTCTACATGAAGGGCATTGCTTACCAGCAGGAAGTCGGTGCTGGtggctcttcttcaaagcGAGCTGataccaagaagaagaactaCGTCGACCCTCTCTCCGACGAGAAGATTTGCAAGCGCGACGTCCCTCTCCTGAAGGAGCTCGGCACCAATGTCATCCGAACTTATGCCATTGACCCCACAGCCGACCACGCCGCCTGCATGAAGCTGTTGCAGGATGCTGGCATCTACGTTGTCTCCGATCTTAGCGAGCCCGACAACTCCATCAACCGTGACACTCCTCAGTGGAACACTGATCTCTTCGCTCGTTACACCGCCGTCATTGATGAACTCGCTCAGTACCCCAACGTTATCGGTTTCTTCGCCGGTAACGAGGTTTCCAACGCTAAGAACAACACTGGTGCCTCTGCCTTCGTCAAGGCCGCTGTTCGTGATTCCAAGGCCTacatcaagaacaacaagaagatcacCCGCTGGCTCGGTGTTGGCTACGCCGCCAACGATGACAAGGATATCCGCGCTGAGATTGCCGACTACTTCAACTGCAACACTGTCGACGAGTCCATCGATTTCTGGGGCTACAACATTTACTCTTGGTGCGGTAAGAGCTCCATGCAGAAGTCCGGCTACGACCAGCAGGTCAAGTTCTTCGAGAACTACTCTGTCCCCGTCTTCTTTGCCGAGTATGGTTGCAACAACGAGGGTGCTGCCAACCGTATTTTCGACGAAACTGCCGCTCTCTACTCCGATGCCATGACCGGTGTTTTCAGCGGTGGTATCGTCTACATGTACTACCAGGAGGCCAACGACTAcggtctggtcaaggtcacCGGcgacaaggccaccaagctcaaggaTTTCGACGCCCTCAAGAACCAGATCAAGAAATCCGACCCCAAGACTGTCGAGATGTCCTCCTACAAGCCTGGCGGCAAGATGAACGAATGCCCCAAGCTGACCGACAACTGGCAAGCCAACAAGGCCCTCCCTCCCTCACCCGATAAGAACTTGTGCTCTTGCATGGCTAAGTCTCGTGCTTGCGTCCCTAAGTCTGATCTCCCCGTTAAGAAGTTCGGCGATATCTTCGGTTTCATCTGCAAGGCCTCCCCTGAGTCTTGCGTCGGTATTAACGGCAACGCCACCACCGGCGTCTACGGAGCCTACAGCATGTGCAACGACCAGGAGAAGCTCGCCTACGTCCTCGATGCCTACTACACTAGCcagaagaaggccaaggatGCTTGCGACTTCAATGGTTCTGCTCAGCTCCAGACTGCAAACTCTGACTCCTCTTGCTCCAATGCTTTGGCCAGCGCCAGcgacatcaacaagaaaGCTGCTACTGCCACTGCCcctgttggtggcggcggtgccCAGGCTACCAGCACTGGCGACAGCTTTGCTGTTCACGGTGCCCCAGTTGCCCGAGTCTTTGCCATCGGCGACTTTGCCGTTGGTCTGTACATGTTGGTGGCCCTCTGCGTTGGTGCTGGTATGGTTGCTCTGTAA
- a CDS encoding ATP-binding cassette sub-family F member 2 (similar to Aspergillus terreus NIH2624 XP_001217925.1), whose translation MPSASKEKRLAKKAAEGKLKGGKGAKSKEPELDANGNVIQDDAPATSGEKLDEVKRLAEQMDKHGISDRVTTGVLASTQASKDVKITSTSLVFHGRVLITDSTLELSFSRRYGLLGENGCGKSTLLKSIAAREFPIPDHIDIYLLNEGAPPSDLGALEWVVREAENEMDRLDKLAEKLLEDEGPESPVLIDLYDHMDKMDPSTFATRASLILTGLGFNKKTIHKKTKDMSGGWRMRVALAKALFVKPSLLLLDDPTAHLDLEACVWLEEYLKKWDRTLVLVSHSMDFLNGVCSNMIDMRDKQLQYYGGNYDSYSKTRSENETNQMKAYTKQQEEIAHIKKFIASAGTYANLVRQAKSRQKILDKMEADGFIQPVTPDKVFTFRFADVEKLPPPVLSFDNVTFSYSGDPADDLYRNLELGFDMDSRTALVGPNGVGKSTLLRLMTGKLSPTGGSVTRHTHLKLGLYSQHSAEQLDLTKSALDFVRDKYKEKSQDYQYWRQQLGRYGLTGDSQTALMGTLSEGQKSRIVFALLAIDGPNMLLLDEPTNGLDIPTIDSLADAINAFSGGVVVVSHDFRLLDKIAKQILVCENQTIQAWDGSIGEYKNYLRKKMISAGAV comes from the exons ATGCCTTCTGCTTCCAAGGAAAAGAGactcgccaagaaggccgccGAGGGCAAGCTCAAGGGCGGAAAGGGCGCCAAGTCAAAGGAACCTGAGCTCGATGCCAACGGCAATGTTATCCAAGACGATGCTCCCGCCACTTCTGGAGAGAAGTTGGACGAGGTCAAGCGACTTGCTGAGCAGATGGACAAACACGGTATCTCTGATCGAGTTACCACTGGTGTTTTGGCATCGAcccaagccagcaaggaCGTCAAGATTACCAGTACCAGCTTGGTCTTCCACGGCCGTGTCCTCATCACCGATTCAACCCTGGAATTGTCCTTCAGCCGCCGATATGGTCTCCTCGGTGAGAACGGTTGCGGAAAGAGTACCCTTCTCAAGTCTATTGCTGCTAGAGAATTTCCCATCCCTGATCACATTGATATCTACCTTCTGAACGAGGGCGCTCCCCCCAGCGACCTTGGTGCCCTGGAATGGGTCGTCAGGGAAGCCGAAAATGAGATGGACCGACTGGATAAGCTCGCCGAGAAGTTGCTCGAAGACGAGGGCCCTGAAAGCCCTGTTCTTATTGACCTTTACGAT CACATGGATAAGATGGACCCATCAACCTTTGCTACTCGTGCCTCGCTCATCCTCACTGGTCTGGGAttcaacaagaagaccattcacaagaagaccaaggatatgtctggtggttggagAATGCGAGTTGCTCTGGCCAAGGCCCTCTTTGTCAAgccttctttgctgcttctcGATGATCCCACCGCTCACTTGGATCTCGAGGCTTGCGTGTGGCTCGAAGAATACCTCAAGAAGTGGGATCGCACTTTGGTGCTTGTTTCACACTCCATGGACTTCCTCAACGGTGTTTGCTCGAATATGATCGATATGCGCGACAAACAACTCCAGTACTATGGTGGTAACTACGACTCTTACAGCAAAACTCGTTCTGAGAATGAGACAAACCAGATGAAGGCATATaccaagcagcaagaagaaattgcCCACATCAAAAAGTTCATTGCCAGTGCAGGTACCTATGCCAATTTGGTCAGGCAGGCCAAGTCACGACAGAAGattctggacaagatggaggcCGACGGCTTCATTCAGCCTGTCACTCCCGACAAGGTCTTCACCTTCCGATTCGCCGATGTCGAGAAGCTACCCCCTCCCGTTTTGTCCTTTGACAATGTCACATTCTCCTACTCTGGGGACCCAGCTGATGACCTGTACCGCAACCTGGAATTGGGTTTCGACATGGACTCCCGAACTGCCCTTGTCGGCCCCAACGGTGTTGGCAAGTCGACCCTGCTGCGTCTCATGACCGGCAAGCTGTCCCCCACTGGCGGTTCGGTTACTCGCCACACTCACTTGAAGCTTGGTCTCTACTCTCAGCACAGTGCTGAGCAGCTGGATCTCACCAAGTCGGCACTCGACTTCGTGCGAGACAAGTACAAGGAGAAGTCGCAAGACTACCAGTACTGGCGTCAACAGCTCGGCCGATACGGTTTGACTGGTGACTCCCAGACTGCTCTGATGGGTACTTTGTCCGAAGGCCAGAAGAGCAGAATCGTATTTGCTCTTTTGGCTATCGATGGCCCCAACATGCTGCTGCTCGACGAACCTACCAACGGTCTTGATATCCCCACCATTGACAGTTTGGCTGATGCCATCAACGCCTTTagcggtggtgttgtcgtcgTATCCCACGACTTCAG ACTAttggacaagattgccaagCAGATTCTTGTATGCGAGAACCAGACTATTCAAGCTTGGGACGGCAGCATCGGCGAATACAAGAATTATCTGCGCAAGAAGATGATTTCTGCGGGTGCAGTGTAA